Within Triticum aestivum cultivar Chinese Spring unplaced genomic scaffold, IWGSC CS RefSeq v2.1 scaffold2B_scf_652, whole genome shotgun sequence, the genomic segment AAGTCGTGTTCTCCGAAGATGCCAAACTAGACTCAGTCATTGCGTTACTGGTTTTTAGGAGAAAATGAAGGCCACAGCAATATGCTACATACGTTGAGGCAACCAGCTAGCAAGCTAGCAGCGCACAACTTAGCCACCATGGACGCGTGGGCATGTTTGCAAGTGTAAACTCTGAAAGGAGATCGTCGCATCTTCTCCGACGATTCTCCGGAGAAGATACTGCACATATGATAATATATATTGATGAAATTACGTATGTACATACTACACATATATGTATATGTACATTTTTTTTTCAGATTTATGTAGGTGTAGAAACAATGATTTTCATAGAAAATGAGCTATATAGAGCTTCTTACCGTGTTGTATGTTTTGAGATTTCAAGAATTCCTATATATTTGTTACGGTTTAGAAAAAATGACATTCTAACATAAAATGAATAATATTATATGATTTTGTATTGTCAAACCATAACTTCTGCCTCACTCAAGAAATTGCATTAAAAAGAAAATATAGATGCATGGTGCCTGCGCGCAACATTTTTTTTCTATATTCATCTTGTAAATTTGCATCATACTCACTTTTGTTGCACTAAAGATGATGCACTCGCATTTGTGAGGGCCACTTTGCTAGCTAGTTAAAGAAAAGAACGTTAGTATATGGCCATGGACGCTTAGCATTTTCTTTTTTGCCGAATGATGCTTAACACTTAATTAACATATGAATTGTATGTATCTGTGTGGTGCCTGAGTACGTCGTTTGATATTTGAACGGACATGTTGGTGACTTTTTGGCAGAAAAAAGTCAGCATCAAGATTAATTATGAGCATGTATTGCAGATTGTTTAGTACTTTTCTCTGGGGGACAAATTTACTTGATCAATTCGACGTCAATAAATAAATGTCTTAACAATAATTTGAGGGGTGAATATATAGTTctccctctgtaaaaaaatataagagcgtttagatcactagtgatctaaatgctccTATATTTATTTGCAGAGGGAGTATGTAACTATCTTGTTTTATTTTTGCAAGAGATACTACATGCTATAAGTCGACAATTGTTTGTAGTGAAGACACTGCCACCAATTGTCATTTTCGTGCTTGACCCAAATACTCCTCAATTTGTCTTTTAATTAGCACCAACTTGCCGGTAGGTACGCCATTTTTGTTGAAACCACTCTCAAGCTATCAATTTAATAAACTCAATTATTGGGCTAGTTGCTGGGAGAAAAGTCAAATCAATGCTACATACGTACGCTCAAGTAACCAAAACCAGCACAACTAGGCTATAGCTAGCAGGCGTCTATAGACCACCAAGGCACCAACGTCCACCATGTACGATGCAGATGCAAGTGTAAACTCTAAGAGGATTGCGCATCTTCGGGGAAGCAAGAGCTTGGGGATCTGATCGGCACATAAGAACAAGGTACGTACCACCGACGACAGATTCAGTTCAGTGCTGTACCGTCTGCTGTTTGCTGCAAATTTAGTGAGCAGTTCTAGCAGGCCACCGGAAAGCTACAAGCGTCTGGTACCTCTGACAAATCCGAGAAGACTGCGAAGTCGACGTGTCCCTTCTCCGCTTCGCCTCCTGCAAAGTGCCGCCGGACCGCATACCCCGCCTCACCTTCACCTCAGCCTGTCACCCGTGGCACAGGAGAAGGTAGGATCTTGTGTTCCCATTCTGTTTTGAAAGAAGGATATATATACTCTAGCTAGTTGTTGAAATCTCGAATTTTGATGGTTGATTCCCTAATGATGTTGAAACGATAGCACCGATTCCTCGGAATTTCACCTTCAAATCTCCCTACTCATGCATCAATTCGATTTTAATTATAGCCACATTTAACCTGTTAATTAGCACATGATTTGTTGAGTGTTTCACAAAAAAACTACCAGAATTCGATCAAAATTAGAAACCCAATCCAAAACCAATGCCATCAATTAAATGAGAGGCTACCAATCCTAAGGAGCTTACTGATATAGTAGACTCGTTTGCAGTAGTCCCATGAAGATGCGAATAATTAATACGAATGATTAATTAGAGTTTACTACGGATTCATTAGCATTTGTTGTGGGGAACAAATTAATTAGGATTGATTACAGATGGAAGGACAAATCTACCACAACCAGTCATTGTTAGAAAATACGAAATTACCAAACCCTCCTTGAGACAAACTTTGGGTCCAACATAATTACTATTGGATCCAACCATAATTACTATTGGATCAGTTATATACTACACCTTAAAATCTGTAGTAAGATGTACCGTAAAATAACTCTTATTGTTTGTGGGTATAAATATGAAGTAAGAGGGTTGCTTAATTTGTGAGGTTCTACTTAATTTCACTTTTCAGCTGTTCCTGCAAAGTTTTTGGCACGTGCTTGCTATTATTAAAATATATGAAAATAGTTAAATTAATGCAGCTATCGCTTTATTATGCAGATGGTCACCTAGAGACAGTGAGGAAAATATGCACCTAGGCCTCCAACCAACAGTGAGGCATTAGCAACTCTCCGAGAGAAAGTAATGGCTGAAATTGTTCTTCTTCTAGTCATTGAAAAGATGGTAATCGCCGTAGCAAATGGAGCAGCAAATCAGGCGAGTGCTCATTTTTCCAAGTATGGGACCCAACTAATAGAGCTACAGGGCAGCATGGGCCGCGTTGTTAGGGAGCTTCGTATAATTCATGATGTTCTATGTCAAATGGACATTCGAAACCGCCACAATCAAGTGTATGAGGGCTGGTTGGATGAGGTGCGGAAGGTAGCACATGCGATGGAGGATATGGTGGATGAGTACATGTATCAAGTTGGCCGGGAACATGATACTGGGTGTTGCTTCTACCTGAAGAAAGGGCTTAGAAAACCAAGATCTCTGCTTTCCTTGAATCAGATATCTTCCAAAGTGAAGGAAATAGAGAAAGACCTTGCACACCTGTCAGAGATGAAATACCGATGGGTTCCCATGATAAACAATGAAGATACTGGCAGCTTGAATTACATGGTCAAGAAGTCTCAAGATCTAGCAAACATCTCACGTTCCCTTGATGACGAAGATCTAGTTGGGGTGGATGAAAATAGAGGAAAACTTGAGCAATGGTTGGGAAGTGACGATGTGGAACGTTCCCTGATAACACTGATAGGAATGGGTGGGCTGGGCAAAACAGCTTTAGCATCAAATGTCtataggaaagagagagagaaattTCAGTGCCATGCATGGGTCTCCATCTCTCAAACTTATTCTAGAGAAGATGTCTTGAGGAATATAATCAAGGAATTATTCAAAAATGAAGTCAGTGGTCCATCAAACATTGCAGCGATGGATATCACAAGCCTTGAAGAGACATTGAAGAGGTATCTAGGGCAAATGAAGTATTTGATCATATTAGATGATGTTTGGACTCCAGATGCATTTGAAGACCTGTCTAGGTCACTTGTTTGTAATGGTAAGTGAAGCAGATTGATAATCACAACACGGCAGGGTGATGTTGCCGCACTTGCTTCTCAAGGACACATATTAACACTTGAACCTTTACCAGAAGACAAGGCTTGGGATCTTTTTTGTAAGAAATCTTTTCCAAAAGAAACAAACCATCACTGTCCTGAGGAGTTGAGGCTTTTGTCCGAGGAAATACTTAGCAAGTGCAAAGGATTGCCTCTTGCTATTGTGTCAGTTGGCAGCCTCTTGCATGTGCGTGAGAAAACCGTTGAAGAATGGAAAAGAATAAATGACCAATTGAGTTGGGAGATACTTAATAACTCAAGGCTCGACCACATAAGGAATGTGTTGCATCTGAGCTATATCTACCTTCCAACATACTTGAAGAGTTGTTTCCTGTACTGCAGCCTATTTCCAGAAGACTATCTTTTTCGCAGAAAAACTCTTGTACGGTTATGGACGGCGGAGGGGTTCATCGTGGAGAGGGGTGTAAGCACATTAGAAGAAGTGGCAGAAGGTTATCTGAAGGAGTTGGTTAACAGGAACATGCTACAACTTGTTCGCAGGAATGCATTTGGTAGGATGAAAAGATTCAGAATGCATGATATCATACGTGAATTGGCAGTTGATTTGTGCCAGAACTATCGTTTTGGTGTTAAATCTGAGGATTATATATGCGGGGGTACTCTTCATAGGGATGGACGGAGATTGGTAGTGCACAAACTAAAGAAGGATATTCATCATTCATTTTCTAGCATACATGGACTTCGAACTTTCATTACACTGGACAAAAGCATGCCGCCATTAACCCTGCTACCTCTAATATCTGAGAATTCAAGATATATGACAGTGCTAGAATTAACTGGCCTACCTATCGAGAAGATTCCCGATGCTATTGGTGATCTTTTTAATCTCCGCCATTTGGGCTTGCGGGATTCAAAAGTGAGGTATCTCCCAAAATCCATCGAGAAGCTTTTGAATCTGTTGACACTGGACCTCTGTAGATCTGACATACATGAGTTGCCTAGAGGGATTGTCAAGTTGAAGAAGCTTAGGCACTTGTTTGCTGAGAAAGAAACTGTGTCAGGACGAGACTTTGGACTTAGCAGTGGTGTATGCATCCCCATTGGGCTTGGGAACCTAACAAACCTGCAGACTCTACAAGCGTTGGAAGTGCAAGATGAATCCATTAAGCAACTAGTGGAGCTAAGGCAACTCAGAAGCTTGAAGATATGCAATGTGAAGGGAATCTACTGTGAACACCTCCACGAGTCTCTGGTGCAGATGCCATTTTTGTCCTACCTATATGTGGGTGCAAGTGACAAGAATGAAGTTCTCATGTTGAACACCCTCCCGACTAGCCTGCAAAAGTTAAGGTTGAACGGAAGATTGCCGGAAGGGACACTTTCGAGGGGGTCTACTCTCTTTCAAGGTGTGGAGCAGAACATGTATTCACTACGCCTGTCTTGGTCGCAGTTGAGAGAAGACCCTTTGCCATCCCTTTCCCAGTTGGTGAATTTGACAGTTCTTCACTTCTTTAGAGCATACAATGGAGAGAAGCTGACGTTTCTCACGGGATGGTTTCCCAACCTGAAGCATCTCTCTCTAAGAGACATGCCTAACCTGAAGCGACTAGAGATAAAGCTAGGTGCCATGGCGACCCTGGAATCATTTACGTTAGGCAGCCTAAACAGCATGGCGGAGGTCCCACCTGGCCTTGAGTTTCTCATGCCCCTCCAGTATCTAGGCTTCTTCCAAATTACCCGCGACTTCCTCAAGTTGTTGTACCAATGTCCTCAACTTGTTTGTACGCAATGGCAACACACTctccgcgacgacgacgacgatgacgaccgGTGATCCTCCCATAACTTGCATGTAAGTTGATCCCTCTCGACTGTGAAATAGCATTATCAGTTTATCACTTATATCACTCTCAGCATGTTAATTAGTGCACTGAACACCTTGCTGGTTATGTAGGCCGCCATAGAAAAAGGAAGATATATGCGCCTCGGTTCGATATCTGTTCTACTGCTGCTCTACAAGACTGGGCTGCTATATTGGTTGCTTGTGAAGTGTGATATTCAGAGTTCCTACTGATTTCGTCTGTGGCGTTGAAATAACAAGACACATCCTGCTTGTGTCGCAAGACTGAATTACTCGATCACTTTTTACGCGTTAATGCGTTCAACTATTGTGTGTATTCTATTCATGTGAGCTTGTAAACTATGATCGGTACTGTCTATTCCGGCCGTGCGTGTTGAATAACTAAACCATTTGCGTGAATTTGTGCGCCCAACTATTGTGTGTATTCTATCCGTGTGGGCTTGTAAACTTTAATCGATACTGTATGTTCCAGTCATGCCTGTTAAATAAATAAACCATTTGTGTAAGAATTTTCCTTgtgtatagcatttattatatttaaagttagtacaaagttgagtcatctattttggaacggagggagtaaaatggcattgatgacgatgaggaggaatAGAGTTCCATAATTGCAATTTTCATGTGAAAAAACCTTCAGCCTAGCTATACAAATGAGTGACAATCAACTACTAGTAGTTTGCAATGACGACCAATTCCGGTTGTTGCTAAGATTGCAGAATCCTGACAAGAGTATTAGACAAACCTAAgaaaagaattttgggacggagggagtacgtagtaTCAAGTTACAGAATAGGACATTGCCAGGTGACCAGGGACGCTTAACACTATTTATCTATTGGGTAGGCTGTAGAGGGGACAAATAGTTACCCAAGATAGCCTTATCTTTTTTCCGCCTTTTTAACATTACAAGATACATGTATATTCCGCCTTTTTAAAAGATGACGCGCAAATATCACCCTCGAGGCCACGACATATATACGGAGTGTACTTTTCCTTATTAACTTTATCGTCGCATAAGAAATACCACTGTTTCCATTTCCATTTTTGATCTCCCTCAATACAACAGATTGGTCAGGGCAAGCCACCTCGATGCATCTCTAATAATATACTGTGCTCAGCCCTTCCAAGAAAAAATATCAGCCACACGTTTGTACAATTTGTGCATTTCAAAATTCATTTTCTCTTTCCTGTAAACGGACTCTCGACAACAAATCGGTATATAACTTCCGCAGAAAGGTGCATCTCTGACATTCTCAGAACGGCAATGTCCCTGTCAGCCGGATGTGCTCGAGGGTGCGCTTCAGGCCGTACTGCTGAACAACCCGGTTCCCAGCCCTGAAACCGTCCCCGTAGGCAACGGAGGTGTCCGACTCGATCTGGTGCTTGAAGAAGTCGCCGAGCTTCCGCTCGAACTGAGACCTTCCGCCCTTCTTCgacgatgcggacgacgaagaggATGAGGATGTCGACGCGGCGTTGCTGCCTGATCCTGCCATGATCTCCGACTCGATCCACAGGTGGGCGAGGACTTGGCATATGCCCTCTTCTATATCTGGACTGAGAGTGCGGTATCCTGTGAATGCACGTACTCATTAGCATGGAATGTCCATCTTCATTATTCCATTagacagtactccctccgtcccataatgtaagacgttttttgactctagtgtagtgtcaaaaaacgtcttacattatgagatggagggagtagatacTTATAAATGGTATAATAAGCTGATGCAAACTTTTCTTGGTAGATAAATTAGTGTTGATTGTCTTGTCATTGCTAATATACTTGTGATTATTGATTTCTTGAATGGGATTACCAGCAGGTTGTACAAAGTCTCATAGCAAGATAACACTACTTCAAGCCCTGAAGATCTAAGTGAGGAGTTCATTAAATTCAGTTGCTAATTCTTGGTTCTAAGTTCAGTTGCCGCGGCAGAATGTGAGATTCTGGCCCTGGCAGGAAAACTCTTTGTCATCCCTCACCAGGCTTGTACAAGCTTGCTAAACAAAAAGAGAATCGCAACTTCTGGTAAAAATTTTGAAACGAGACCTTTAGTCTTTACTGTGAGCAAAGCACTAGCAGATTCATTACAAAATCTACTAGTACATGCTTAAATAGAACTCATGTAACACCCAGTAGAGCATAATTAGCGATAAAGTGCATAATATTAAAGACCAGGTCTCCATTGACTCATAACAGTACAATTTAATACCACTTCAATGGCTGTTGCTAAACTGTTTTAGTGATTCAGGCGGGAACTCACTCTCCCCCTGTTGATTAGCTTAAAAAATTGTTTAGTGAGAGCGAAGACGTGGTATTTAGCAAGTTATTTCTGACTCTCCGACTTTCATGCACTACGAGTCAGTATCATATCTTATTACCAACACAATATCTAAATACCAGAAGAATGAAAGACAACCTTTAAGTCGCAACCATGCATGCATCATCTCATGAGCTAAAATTGAACCTGTCAACAATCTGCAAGAACAAGAACTTATTAGAGACTCGCAAAGTCATAGAAACACATTCAGAGTTCATCAGGTTCGAACAACAAAAGATGCAGATCATGAGAGAGCGATTCTTTAAGTAACAGGAGAATATCCATTGATGAAGCACAACATAATGGTTTTGCTCATTAGTTCCCTTGATTAAACTCGTAGCCCAGAATATCTTCAAATTATCCATTAATTCATATCTTCTTTGACAACACAAAAGGAACAATATACTAAATCAGTTGAAGCAGAACTATATTAGTAACTGTTTCTATTGCTTTTCAACTGGAAGCTGTTGATTTTGACATTGTTATTTCTTTACAGGGACAATTCTGACATTATGAAGCAGAAAATTAATGCTTTTACCTTGGGAGACCATACAGAATGAGAATTGCAGTCACTTCGCACCGCCGTGTCAACCTATACGGCTCTGTTATCATTTCCATAATTTTGTTTCCAGTCATTCTTGGTCTTCTCAATATCTGAAAATAATATTGACACGTAGTCAGAACCCAGCAGAACAAATGATGAAAGAACCAGTTATCTTGTGTTTGGAACAGTTCTCACCGTGCTAACAGTCTGCTCTTCTGATAGGCACAAACCTCTTGTTTCAGGAAGGTGGTGGTGTCCCTAGTTTCCACAGAAACAAAATAATTACAACTAGTAGGATAGAGGAAACTGAAGAATTAATGGTGGTTCAGTTCAGCATAACCAACATACAGTTTTCTCTCCCTCCATGGCCTCATTTAGAGCCTGTCTTTCTACAAGAAGCAGAGGAACCTGTTGTTCCACTTTCATATTGAGACCTTCATAAAATTCCTGTATTTCGAGGTAAAGAGGCTGGCACTCATTTGTATCCATTACTGCAGAGTCAAGGCACTCCAGGCAGAGCTTACGACCATCATCAAGCAATACATATCTTGATTCCCTTGGCTGATAAGTAAATGAACCATATTGGAATGAACTGAGCCAAAATTAGGAGATGGCAACTTATCTAACCAAGTATGCCCAAGATCAAAATTCTTGAAGCAAACAAGATAACTGAACATACCTCCATTCTTTCACAACTACAGCATCTTGGAGTACCATCCACCTCATGTGATGGACAGTATTTTTGTAACCAAAAAGGATGTGCCCTATATTCGATAAGGCCGTTCATATTTGTAGGAATCTGAACAAGGAACCACAAGATGGTGCATAAAAACCAAAATCAAAGACGGTAAACAAAAACTTAAACTAGATATTTAGAATTTTGTCACTGTATACATGCTTCCAGGCTTACAGAATTGCAATAAATGAGGACAGATGAAGCATTGCAACCATAAAGAAAATAAATCACTTCGTCCAATAAacacattatttttggattggaGGAGTATTAGTTTATTTTTTGGTGGCAAAGGTTGCCATATAAAATGCAGAACAAAGTGAATCGTCTTATGCAAACGGATCAGAAAAGATAATGAAGTGATTCTTACAAATTGCTTGCAGACATCACATTTTGGGTGAAAGCGCTCCTTGTAACAAGTTTTATGGTATGGATGGTTTCCTGACATGGAGAACTGCATGTTTTTGTTGGTAAGGTCAATATATCAATGCAACTGCTTAATTAGTACACCAAACAACAAAGAGCTACCTCATAGTCATATATTGGCTGATTACAAGCATGGCAGCAAAAGCACTCTGGATGCCAAACAGCTCCCATGCAACTAAGAAAACGTCCATGGCCAATCTCATTGTTACATCCAGCACATGTCCTGAGAAAAGAAGCATATATAACGTCAAATAGTCACAGAGCACAGATAACTCCCATAATTGCTTGCAATCACAGAGTGTTCTGGACCAACACAACATTCTCCTGGCATGCTTTAAGAAACAAATTATACACTCTCGTTTTTTTACCAGGTATCTTGTTCTTTTCTTTTGACAGCATCAGCCTATTTCACACACCCAAGACACTTCATGTGAAGATATAATTTACAGTATCGCACCCTATGGTATCTTTCTGCTCTTCAATAATCACATGAAATGGTTTATCGAATAAAGACAGTGGCAAATCAAGTCTGACGAGTTTTTCCTTTCACGTCTATGCTGGAGCTCCCCATTTCAAACCACAGTTTGTTTTTTTTTTCTAGAGGACATTTTGAATCCGTGTATGAAGGACCGAAAAATTGTACAAGTTAAATGCATAAATTTCAAAATTCAGAGAAAAACTGTTAAGGCTGCACTTCTTTTTTCAGAAAACATTGTTGGGGGTTGGGGGGTGGCCTTTTAACTTCCTAGCGGATATGCAGACTCAAATTATAAGTTCTCACGCAATACACATTATCACTGATATGATCATGTCAAACTCTAAATCCAAATACGATATTCAGGGAATGAATTACCAACGTCAACATGACATGTTCACATCATAGTATGTCTAGAAGACAGCTTCTATGGATCTGGATTTTATTTATAATACTTTCTTTCTGGTTAATTCTCATAGCAGTTCAAATGTGTGTCACTTCACATCAATCAACTCAAAACAGAACATACAAATAAAATATTAGCATGCTAAAGTAATACACTAATACAAACCTGAATCCAGACGAAAACATAAATGGTAATTGTTGATATGAATTGCCACCGTTGGCGCTGCCATTTTCCCGAGCACGAGGGTGTGCACTATTTTCACGAGCACGAGGGGGCGAGGTATTTTCATGAGCACGAGGGGGTGATTCAACATTCAAACTTTCCTGAATAGCTCTTGCCAGTTGTTCATCCTCATCTAAATGCAGATCCTTTCCTAAAAGgaaaaaacaaataaacaagaaagtATTACAAACTAAATATCATTTCGAATGTACGGTCATAAGGCAATGGAAGACTGGAGAATACAATGAGCTTGAATAGCTTGATAGGAACATCCAAACAACACATCATTTTTATCTCTGACAATTGGTGTCATGCCTCAGTGATCTAACTCACAGCCCAAAACAATAGTAACGAATATATGCAAATGTTTATCCCAGGAATTTTGATTGATACATCTAGAGCAATAGAATTTGCACCACAATTTTCTCCAAATTATATGAGAAATAAACTACTTATATCGATCAAGTAGTTGCCAGAAGAAAAAACATTAGCCAAGTGCCTTATTACAATATGGAATTATTTATGCTCTGTTGGATTTTACTTACATCCATAGTCCAAAGACATCTATAAGAAAGTTTGTCCATTAAAAACTAGGTAAGTCTGAGTGCGTTCTTATTCAAACATGCAAATTGGTAAAGATAGCCAAGCTCTGAAACAACAAATGCCAAGAATAATCTGCAATAAACTAGCCCAAAAAACttttgtagtagtagtagtagaacctCAGCAGAAATCAAGGCATAAGAAAAATATAAGAGGATAAACACCGATGACAAAGCACGCTTCTGGGCAATGAGCATTTCAGCAGCACATGTAATAGATACAATACTAACCTGTTTCCTTTGGTTTTCTGTGTTCCTCTTCCAATAAAGAAAGTGCTATAGCACGGTCAATATCCTCATTATCAAATTCCGAAAGGGGATCCTACATCGAGTGCGGAAACTGGATCAGCTACATAGTCAAAGACATGGTTTTTATTTCCTTTGAACCTTAAATTTCAAATACCAACATAACAGTATATAAGCTTGGTATATTCCAAATTAATTAGCGCTCAAACTAGAATTTAGAGGTATAGTCACACAGAAATTAGCTGGTTCACATATTTATGGATACATCTCAGTCAAAGTACAATTACCAACAGCAGATGGAAAATAATTAATACACCCTCTGTCCACTAATGTACGACGCTTTGGCAGTTCAGTCTTATATTAGTGAACAGAGATAGTATCATTTAGTGAGACAGATAAACGACAAACAAGGTGGCCTTCCTTTGATGGTAATGATGTGTTTTAATAAGGGGCAATTGCATCTATGCACCTCCAAAGTACTAGAACTACATATATAAATCTGCAGACCCCTTAAAAACACTCAGGAAATTGGCTGGTTCATATATTTATGGATGCGTCTCAGTCAAAGTACGTTTATCAATGGCAGGTGGAAAAtaattagagggtgtttgtttccagggacttattggtctagggacttaaataagtccctataagtcccatctaaaccaaacagtagggacttatagggacttaaagtgggcatttgggacttatgaaataagactctcaatgagggacttatagggacttatagttgtaatatggtcttatagagaCTTATAAGTCCCAGAAACCAAACAGGTAGGGGCTTTTTAGGGACTtaggacttataagttgggactaaaaaaagtcctaagacttatgaaccaaacagggccttaataTCATTTAGTGAGACAGATAAACGACAAATAAGCTGGCCTTCCATTGATGGTAATGATGTGTTACAAAACAAGGAGCAATTGCATTTAAGCACGTCCAAAGTACTAGAACTACATATATAATAAACCTGCAGACCCCTTAAAACACTAAATCGGGCAGATGGTGAGCATCAGAGGTGTGCGAGAGTTGTTATCGTGGGCAGAGCGTAAGGAGTGGGCCTGACGGGGTCCACTGCCTCTATTGCACACCACATCTCAGGGATATCTGGTTTGTCGACACCAGCAGCCGTGAATGGCAATGCCAGCAAGTCGAACGGCACCTGTGTGGCGCTCCTGAATACAACACCACTTGCAATCACCAGTTCCATCAAAGGCATGGTGCTGCAATCTAAGTTGCACAAGCTATCACACGATTAAAGGTGAAGCATCTATTGCGGTTGGTCAAGGATAGATTTGTATCTCCCCTGATGCGTGCTCCTTGCATCAGTAACAAGGTTTAACATTCATTAATCTGTGATGGAAGTGATGTAAGTCTTGTTGTTATATAAGGATAATACGGTAGTTGCAGTTTTGAGGGAGATTATCTGTAATTTCGGAACTTTTTCCATAGACATAATGGCCACTAATAAAAAAAGAGTGCTCAAGACTTCATATAAGTATATAGATGTAGCATATTTGGGAAACGGTAATTATACATGTATTACAGTGGCATATAACTTATAAACAGAGTGCGCAGCAAAGTGAAATATCCTTTTACTATATACATGGGTGCCATTCGAGCTTCCGTAAAGCTCAATTCATG encodes:
- the LOC123172042 gene encoding disease resistance protein RPM1-like; amino-acid sequence: MLQLVRRNAFGRMKRFRMHDIIRELAVDLCQNYRFGVKSEDYICGGTLHRDGRRLVVHKLKKDIHHSFSSIHGLRTFITLDKSMPPLTLLPLISENSRYMTVLELTGLPIEKIPDAIGDLFNLRHLGLRDSKVRYLPKSIEKLLNLLTLDLCRSDIHELPRGIVKLKKLRHLFAEKETVSGRDFGLSSGVCIPIGLGNLTNLQTLQALEVQDESIKQLVELRQLRSLKICNVKGIYCEHLHESLVQMPFLSYLYVGASDKNEVLMLNTLPTSLQKLRLNGRLPEGTLSRGSTLFQGVEQNMYSLRLSWSQLREDPLPSLSQLVNLTVLHFFRAYNGEKLTFLTGWFPNLKHLSLRDMPNLKRLEIKLGAMATLESFTLGSLNSMAEVPPGLEFLMPLQYLGFFQITRDFLKLLYQCPQLVCTQWQHTLRDDDDDDDR
- the LOC123172041 gene encoding protein DA1-related 1 produces the protein MGWLTKFFRGSTHNISEGREQSKPAEETRWNEPSTSTVVIDPLSEFDNEDIDRAIALSLLEEEHRKPKETGKDLHLDEDEQLARAIQESLNVESPPRAHENTSPPRARENSAHPRARENGSANGGNSYQQLPFMFSSGFRTCAGCNNEIGHGRFLSCMGAVWHPECFCCHACNQPIYDYEFSMSGNHPYHKTCYKERFHPKCDVCKQFIPTNMNGLIEYRAHPFWLQKYCPSHEVDGTPRCCSCERMEPRESRYVLLDDGRKLCLECLDSAVMDTNECQPLYLEIQEFYEGLNMKVEQQVPLLLVERQALNEAMEGEKTGHHHLPETRGLCLSEEQTVSTILRRPRMTGNKIMEMITEPYRLTRRCEVTAILILYGLPRLLTGSILAHEMMHAWLRLKGYRTLSPDIEEGICQVLAHLWIESEIMAGSGSNAASTSSSSSSSASSKKGGRSQFERKLGDFFKHQIESDTSVAYGDGFRAGNRVVQQYGLKRTLEHIRLTGTLPF